The following proteins come from a genomic window of Diorhabda carinulata isolate Delta chromosome X, icDioCari1.1, whole genome shotgun sequence:
- the LOC130901670 gene encoding zinc finger protein ztf-16, with amino-acid sequence MANTAAENEADSGSGVVTTHVTPKEEDADQNEADRLVTGSNINYDTTEIFKCIKCDFEANTQVQLTLHVTKVHTTNEASAMEVENNNPPPDRAHRKMFECDVCNMKFSNGANMRRHKMRHTGVKPYECRVCQKRFFRKDHLAEHFTTHTKTLPYHCPICNRGFQRQIAMRAHFQNEHVGQHDLVKSCPLCSYRAGSMKSLRIHFFNRHGIDLDNPGPAGSQASLIAAAAQQGFAMDGTLNSLSQFTGSLSVSVTGGANYSDSGDSTGARSTDNATPPMHFLTPHVEISMTDAPVPVFSPSPGDQQNSNQPGQSSDPQRVNGDCPNSPQSADSNSNAPSSSHIQPNSLRIDQETSITPSISLIPIKQEPTEEYEGAKRNGPVNLSTSPSGSIQMQSATSSSLSSLIKVSPLKSLLRDDLKRKIISRNGSSSRGRSTASPGANSESPNDPATTTNGTITSTGLEQPSDSSLWTRMSKRALNGLQCIFCGIGFPDQTLYFLHKGCHSDANPWKCNICGEQCSNVYEFNSHLLSKSHQ; translated from the exons ATGGCTAACACTGCTGCTGAGAATGAGGCAGATTCAGGCAGTGGTGTAGTGACGACACACGTAACACCCAAAGAAGAAGATGCAGATCAAAACGAAGCCGATCGATTAGTTACTGGTTCTAATATAAATTACGATACCACAGAAATATTCAAATGTATTAAATGTGATTTCGAGGCCAATACACAAGTACAATTGACATTACACGTTACAAAAGTTCATACTACCAACGAAGCCTCTGCAATGGAa GTAGAAAATAATAATCCCCCTCCAGATAGGGCGCATCGAAAAATGTTCGAATGCGACGTCTGCaatatgaaattttccaatGGGGCAAATATGAGACGCCACAAAATGCGCCACACCGGAGTCAAACCGTACGAATGTAGAGTATGCCAGAAGAGATTCTTCCGAAAAGACCATCTCGCTGAACACTTTACCACGCACACCAAAACTTTGCCGTACCATTGCCCCATCTGTAACAGGGGTTTCCAGAGGCAGATAGCTATGAGAGCCCATTTTCAAAACGAGCACGTCGGCCAACACGATTTGGTTAAATCGTGTCCTTTATGCAGCTATAGAGCTGGTTCCATGAAAAGCCTCAGgatacattttttcaacag aCACGGTATTGATCTCGATAATCCCGGCCCTGCTGGTTCTCAAGCTTCTCTAATAGCTGCCGCTGCCCAACAGGGTTTCGCTATGGACGGAACTCTAAATTCTCTGAGTCAATTCACTGGAAGTTTATCAGTGAGCGTGACGGGGGGCGCTAATTATAGCGATTCCGGGGATTCTACAGGAGCCCGTTCGACCGATAATGCCACGCCGCCGATGCATTTTTTGACGCCTCACGTGGAGATTTCCATGACTGATGCTCCTGTGCCTGTTTTTTCACCATCCCCG ggAGATCAACAAAATTCGAATCAACCTGGCCAAAGCAGTGATCCTCAAAGAGTGAACGGGGATTGTCCAAATTCCCCTCAATCTGCAGATTCCAATTCCAACGCTCCATCTAGCAGTCATATCCAACCAAACAGCTTAAGAATCGACCAAGAAACCAGCATCACCCCATCCATATCATTGATTCCCATAAAACAAGAACCAACAGAAGAATATGAAGGAGCTAAAAGAAATGGACCTGTTAATTTAAGCACTTCACCTTCag GTAGCATACAGATGCAGTCAGCAACGTCTAGTAGCTTAAGTTCATTAATCAAGGTATCTCCGTTGAAGAGTCTGTTAAGAGACGAtctcaaaagaaaaataatatccaGAAATGGTTCGAGCAGTAGAGGCAGGTCAACAGCTTCCCCCGGAGCTAATTCCGAATCGCCAAATGATCCAGCAACCACTACTAATGGTACTATTACTTCCACAG GTTTAGAACAACCTTCGGATTCTTCTTTATGGACTCGGATGAGTAAAAGAGCGTTGAACGGTCTTCAATGTATCTTTTGCGGTATAGGATTCCCAGATCAAACTCTCTATTTTCTACATAAGGGATGTCATTCTGACGCGAACCCTTGGAAATGCAACATATGTGGGGAACAGTGTTCCAATGTGTACGAATTCAATTCTCATTTGTTAAGTAAAAGCCACCAATAG